A genomic segment from Bradyrhizobium sp. ISRA430 encodes:
- a CDS encoding YaiI/YqxD family protein, which yields MTDTTTRIYVDADACPVKDEIYRVAIRHGVPVSVVAGNFIRVPQDPLIERVAAGAGMDAADDWIAERAGPGDVVVTSDIPLASRCVKAGADVIAPNGKPFTEESIGMTLAVRNLMTDLRSAGEVTGGPRSFAPRDRSAFLSALDQTLRRIQRRRPEQAIASEG from the coding sequence ATGACTGACACCACCACCCGCATCTATGTCGACGCCGACGCCTGTCCGGTGAAGGACGAGATCTATCGCGTCGCGATCCGGCACGGCGTGCCGGTGAGCGTGGTCGCCGGCAATTTCATCCGCGTGCCCCAGGATCCGCTGATCGAGCGTGTCGCGGCGGGCGCCGGCATGGATGCGGCCGACGACTGGATCGCGGAGCGCGCCGGTCCCGGCGACGTCGTCGTGACATCAGACATTCCGCTGGCAAGCCGCTGCGTGAAGGCGGGCGCGGACGTCATCGCGCCGAACGGCAAGCCGTTCACGGAAGAGTCGATCGGCATGACGCTCGCGGTGCGCAACCTGATGACTGACCTCCGCTCGGCGGGCGAAGTCACCGGCGGTCCCAGATCCTTCGCGCCGCGCGACCGCTCCGCGTTCCTCTCGGCGCTCGACCAGACACTGCGCCGGATTCAGCGTCGCCGCCCCGAGCAGGCCATAGCGAGCGAGGGCTGA
- a CDS encoding ATP-binding cassette domain-containing protein, with translation MAPPLIQLKDIRLTFGGTPLLTGVELNVAPSERVCLIGRNGSGKSTLLKIAAGLVEADAGTRFVQPGATVRYLPQEPDFGDHKTTLAYVEAGLAPGDDHHQARYLLEQLGLTGEETPANLSGGEARRAALARVLAPSPDILLLDEPTNHLDLTTIEWLEKELDSRRSALVLISHDRRFLTNLSRSTAWLDRGKIKQIDRGFAAFEAWRDGVLAEEERDQHKLDRKIVDEERWLRHGVSGRRKRNVKRLANLHALRAQRRNYRGTAGSASLAAAEAEQSGKLVIEAKGVSKAYGERNIVENFSTRIQRGDRLGIIGPNGAGKTTLVNLLTGGAQPDSGTVRLGANLEMATLDQHRESLDPKSTLAEALTGGRGDHVMVGGKPKHVVGYMKDFLFAQEQRGTPLEVLSGGERGRLMLARALAKPSNLLVLDEPTNDLDLETLDVLEEMLGDYEGTVILISHDRDFLDRVVTSVIAPDGDGRWIEYAGGYSDMLAQRGADLKRETVKGQPVAEKKEERPVAPTSAPKRRLSFNEKHALETLPKKIETLHADIAKLQRVLDDPGLYAKDRKTFDDTSAAIAKAHEELSAAEDRWLELEMLREEIEQA, from the coding sequence GTGGCGCCGCCGCTGATCCAACTGAAGGACATCAGGCTGACCTTTGGCGGCACCCCGCTTCTGACCGGCGTCGAGCTCAACGTCGCGCCAAGCGAGCGCGTCTGCCTGATCGGCCGCAACGGCTCCGGCAAGTCGACGCTGCTGAAGATTGCGGCGGGACTCGTCGAGGCCGACGCCGGCACGCGCTTCGTGCAGCCGGGCGCGACGGTTCGCTATTTGCCGCAGGAGCCGGATTTCGGCGACCACAAAACCACGCTTGCCTACGTCGAGGCCGGGCTCGCGCCCGGCGATGACCATCACCAGGCGCGCTATCTGCTGGAGCAGCTCGGGCTGACCGGCGAGGAGACTCCCGCAAATCTCTCCGGCGGTGAAGCACGGCGCGCGGCGCTCGCGCGCGTGCTGGCGCCCTCGCCCGACATCCTGCTTTTGGACGAGCCGACCAATCATCTCGACCTCACCACCATCGAATGGCTGGAGAAGGAGCTCGACAGCCGGCGCAGCGCGCTGGTCTTGATCAGCCATGACCGCCGTTTCCTCACCAACCTCTCGCGCTCCACGGCCTGGCTCGATCGCGGCAAGATCAAGCAGATCGACCGCGGCTTTGCCGCATTCGAGGCCTGGCGCGACGGGGTGCTGGCCGAGGAGGAGCGCGACCAGCACAAGCTCGACCGCAAGATCGTCGACGAGGAGCGTTGGCTGCGCCACGGCGTCTCCGGCCGGCGCAAGCGCAACGTCAAGCGGCTCGCCAATCTGCACGCGCTCCGCGCGCAGCGGCGCAACTATCGCGGCACGGCCGGCAGCGCCAGTCTCGCGGCGGCGGAAGCGGAGCAGTCCGGCAAGCTGGTGATCGAAGCCAAGGGCGTCAGCAAGGCCTATGGCGAGCGCAACATCGTCGAGAATTTCTCCACCCGGATCCAGCGCGGCGACCGCCTCGGCATCATCGGGCCGAACGGCGCCGGCAAGACCACGCTGGTCAATCTGCTCACCGGCGGCGCGCAGCCCGACTCCGGGACGGTGCGGTTAGGGGCCAATCTGGAGATGGCGACCCTCGACCAACACCGCGAAAGCCTCGATCCCAAATCGACGCTGGCCGAAGCCCTGACAGGCGGCCGCGGCGACCACGTCATGGTTGGCGGCAAGCCGAAGCATGTCGTCGGCTACATGAAAGACTTTCTGTTCGCGCAGGAGCAGCGCGGCACGCCGCTCGAAGTGCTTTCGGGCGGCGAGCGCGGCCGGCTGATGCTGGCGCGCGCGCTGGCCAAGCCCTCGAACCTTCTCGTGTTGGACGAACCGACCAACGATCTCGACCTCGAGACGCTCGACGTGCTGGAAGAGATGCTCGGCGACTACGAAGGCACGGTGATCCTGATCAGTCACGACCGCGACTTCCTCGACCGCGTCGTCACCTCCGTGATCGCACCCGATGGCGACGGCAGATGGATCGAATATGCCGGCGGCTACAGCGATATGCTGGCGCAGCGCGGCGCCGACCTGAAGCGCGAGACGGTCAAGGGGCAGCCTGTCGCGGAAAAGAAGGAAGAGCGGCCCGTTGCTCCGACGTCGGCGCCGAAACGCCGGTTGAGCTTCAACGAGAAGCACGCGCTCGAAACGCTGCCCAAGAAGATCGAGACGCTTCACGCCGATATTGCAAAACTGCAGCGCGTGCTCGACGATCCCGGTCTCTACGCCAAGGATCGCAAGACATTCGACGATACGTCCGCCGCGATCGCCAAGGCCCACGAAGAACTTTCCGCTGCTGAAGACCGCTGGCTCGAACTTGAAATGCTCCGCGAAGAGATTGAACAGGCTTAA
- a CDS encoding D-TA family PLP-dependent enzyme has protein sequence MTTTLAAKIAREYGTPCAVIDMDKVERNIARIQKACNEAGVANRPHIKTHKNPTLAKMQIAAGAKGITCQKLGEAEIMANAGIDNILISYNLLGEEKMARLGALQAKANMTVAADNSTVVAGLPKAAAASGRPLSVVVECDTGRKRAGVETPAEAVALAREIAASKGLQFAGFMMYPTETGWAEAQKFYDEALAGVRAHGLEAPIVSTGGTPNLVNLGKLKGGTEHRFGTYIYNDRMQVAAGSATWDDCALHIYSTVVSRAAPERGILDAGSKTLTTDTGGLDGHGLILEHPEARIARFAEEHGFLDLSRSNTRPNVGDVVRIVPNHVCVVVNMMDEVVMVRGEEIIGALPVAARGKLR, from the coding sequence ATGACAACGACTCTCGCCGCCAAGATCGCCCGTGAATATGGCACGCCCTGTGCCGTCATCGACATGGACAAGGTCGAGCGCAACATCGCGCGGATCCAGAAGGCCTGCAATGAGGCCGGCGTCGCCAACCGGCCGCACATCAAGACACACAAGAACCCGACGCTCGCCAAGATGCAGATCGCGGCGGGGGCCAAGGGCATCACCTGCCAGAAGCTCGGCGAGGCCGAGATCATGGCCAATGCCGGCATCGACAATATCCTGATCAGCTACAATCTGCTCGGCGAGGAGAAGATGGCGCGTCTCGGCGCGCTGCAGGCGAAGGCCAACATGACGGTGGCCGCCGACAATTCGACCGTGGTCGCCGGCCTGCCCAAGGCTGCGGCCGCCTCCGGCCGTCCACTGTCGGTCGTGGTGGAATGCGACACGGGGCGCAAGCGCGCCGGCGTCGAGACGCCGGCCGAGGCGGTGGCGCTGGCACGCGAGATCGCGGCATCGAAGGGGCTGCAATTCGCCGGGTTCATGATGTACCCGACCGAGACCGGCTGGGCCGAGGCGCAGAAATTCTACGATGAGGCGCTGGCGGGCGTGCGCGCGCACGGGCTGGAGGCCCCGATCGTGTCGACCGGCGGCACGCCCAACCTCGTCAATCTCGGCAAGCTCAAGGGCGGCACCGAGCACCGCTTCGGCACCTACATCTACAACGACCGCATGCAGGTCGCGGCCGGCTCCGCCACCTGGGACGACTGCGCTCTGCACATCTATTCGACGGTCGTCAGCCGCGCGGCGCCCGAGCGCGGCATCCTCGATGCCGGCTCGAAGACGCTGACGACGGACACCGGCGGCCTCGACGGCCACGGCCTGATCCTGGAGCATCCCGAAGCCAGGATCGCGCGCTTCGCCGAAGAGCACGGCTTCCTCGACCTCTCCCGCAGCAACACCCGCCCGAACGTCGGCGACGTCGTGCGCATCGTGCCCAATCACGTTTGCGTCGTCGTCAACATGATGGACGAGGTGGTGATGGTCCGTGGCGAGGAGATCATCGGCGCACTGCCGGTGGCGGCAAGAGGCAAGCTGCGCTAG
- a CDS encoding LysR family transcriptional regulator has protein sequence MNTHDLVAFVAVVETGSIVAASARLNLTQPGVTRRIQNLEEMLGAQLLDRLSKPLKPTAAGYEAYEQGRRLLRMLDDLKSGVANDGVVRGEFRLGLTPFLSEAGLTAPLDAVRAEFPALSVRIVSGWSPNQVERVCRNELDAAAICLPDGAVPPADLVADDLGAQPVVFVVARDMKIPRIVDLERLSQISWVINQDGCGFRDTLKRRFDAEHLPFNIAVEALDSELRLSLVARGLGVGLVTPIGLKRSAFRDKLKPVAARDFNPAVRAWIVHRPPAGRLARPIKLFRDGLDRELQALIGA, from the coding sequence ATGAACACCCATGACCTTGTCGCCTTCGTCGCAGTGGTCGAGACCGGATCGATCGTTGCGGCCTCAGCGCGCCTCAACCTCACCCAGCCCGGCGTGACACGGCGCATCCAGAATCTCGAGGAGATGCTGGGTGCGCAGCTCCTGGATCGGCTCTCGAAGCCGCTGAAGCCGACGGCCGCGGGCTATGAGGCCTATGAGCAGGGCCGCCGCCTGCTCAGGATGCTGGACGATCTCAAGTCGGGAGTCGCCAATGACGGCGTAGTGCGCGGCGAGTTCAGGCTGGGGCTCACGCCGTTTCTCTCCGAGGCCGGGCTCACTGCACCGCTCGATGCCGTGCGCGCCGAATTTCCGGCGCTGAGCGTGCGCATCGTCTCGGGCTGGTCGCCCAACCAGGTCGAGCGGGTCTGCCGCAACGAACTCGACGCGGCCGCGATTTGCCTGCCCGATGGCGCAGTACCGCCAGCCGACCTCGTCGCAGACGATCTCGGCGCGCAGCCGGTGGTGTTCGTCGTTGCGCGCGACATGAAGATCCCGCGCATCGTCGATCTGGAGCGCCTGTCGCAAATATCATGGGTGATCAACCAGGACGGCTGCGGCTTTCGCGACACGCTCAAGCGCCGGTTCGATGCCGAGCATCTGCCGTTCAACATTGCCGTCGAGGCGCTCGACAGCGAGCTTCGCCTGTCTCTGGTCGCGCGCGGCCTCGGCGTCGGCCTTGTGACGCCGATCGGGCTGAAGCGGAGCGCGTTTCGCGACAAGCTCAAGCCGGTCGCGGCGCGGGATTTCAATCCCGCGGTGCGCGCGTGGATCGTGCATCGCCCGCCCGCCGGCCGGCTGGCGCGTCCGATCAAGCTGTTCCGCGACGGGCTGGATCGCGAACTGCAGGCGCTGATCGGCGCCTAG
- a CDS encoding MFS transporter — protein MTIFETTKLAPAKQRAERSLIWLGAVTTGVVVTNLFAPQILVGLIGRSLAMTAWQAGLVSTLTLLGYALGLLLLVPLVDLIENRRLILRTLGCAILAALATALAPTPSLLLLATFVLGASCAAIQMMVPLVASMVAPERRGQAIGEVMSGLMIGILLSRPAASLIADLWSWRAYYLLSAILMALLLGALGRYLPTLQPAAGESYGELLRSFPRLLREEPVLRVRAWTAALVMASFTAFWAAVALRLPDVPFALDAKGIAAFALIGVAGAAATSLAGRWGDKGWARPMFLAAHLLIIASLALCAWAGVMESRIVALLVLSLGTILLDVGITTDQTLGRRAINLLRPEARGRINGLFVALFFIGGGVGAAAASLAWTYGGWTMVCVVAASFGVLGLLTDLMTRTGTS, from the coding sequence ATGACCATCTTCGAAACCACCAAGCTTGCGCCCGCAAAGCAGCGTGCCGAGCGATCCCTGATCTGGCTCGGCGCCGTCACCACCGGCGTCGTCGTCACCAACCTGTTCGCGCCGCAGATTCTGGTTGGCCTGATCGGCCGGTCGCTGGCCATGACCGCCTGGCAGGCGGGCCTCGTCAGCACGCTCACGCTGCTCGGCTATGCGCTCGGCCTGTTACTACTGGTGCCACTCGTCGACCTCATCGAGAACCGGCGCCTGATCCTGCGGACACTCGGCTGCGCCATTCTCGCTGCCCTTGCGACGGCGCTCGCGCCGACGCCGTCGCTTCTGCTGCTGGCCACCTTCGTCCTCGGCGCCTCCTGCGCGGCCATCCAGATGATGGTCCCCCTCGTGGCGTCCATGGTGGCGCCGGAGCGTCGCGGCCAAGCCATCGGCGAGGTCATGAGCGGATTGATGATCGGCATCCTGTTGTCGCGCCCCGCGGCGAGCCTCATCGCCGATCTCTGGAGCTGGCGTGCCTACTACCTCCTCTCGGCCATCCTGATGGCGTTACTTCTGGGCGCGCTCGGCCGCTATCTGCCGACGCTGCAACCGGCGGCCGGTGAAAGCTACGGCGAATTGCTGCGTTCCTTCCCAAGGCTCCTGCGGGAAGAGCCTGTGCTGCGCGTGCGGGCCTGGACCGCGGCGCTGGTCATGGCGTCCTTCACTGCGTTCTGGGCCGCGGTCGCGCTGCGGCTGCCGGACGTGCCATTCGCCCTCGACGCCAAGGGAATTGCGGCTTTCGCCCTGATCGGCGTGGCCGGCGCAGCCGCGACATCGCTGGCCGGCCGCTGGGGCGACAAAGGCTGGGCGCGCCCGATGTTCCTTGCGGCCCATCTGCTCATCATCGCCTCGCTCGCGCTCTGTGCCTGGGCCGGTGTGATGGAATCACGAATAGTCGCCCTGCTTGTATTGAGCCTCGGCACGATCCTGCTCGATGTCGGCATCACCACCGACCAGACGCTGGGCCGCCGCGCCATCAACCTGCTGCGTCCCGAAGCGCGCGGCCGCATCAACGGCCTGTTCGTTGCGCTGTTCTTCATCGGCGGTGGCGTCGGCGCTGCCGCGGCGTCGCTGGCCTGGACTTACGGCGGCTGGACCATGGTCTGTGTCGTCGCCGCGAGTTTTGGCGTGCTCGGTCTCCTCACCGATCTCATGACCAGGACCGGTACGTCATGA
- a CDS encoding TIGR03862 family flavoprotein — protein sequence MTSTENHVAVIGAGPAGLMAAEVLAQGGAYVTVYDAMPSAGRKFLMAGRGGLNLTHSEPVPLFMARYREATANLQAAIEAFPPDALRAWCEGLGEPTFIGSSGRVFPKAFKASPLLRAWLRRLDASGVRFAFRQRWTGWDDEGRLLFRAPGGTSAVAARLTVLALGGASWPRLGSDGGWTQILVDKGLAISPLRPANCGFTIAWSDVFRTRFEGQPLKGIGLSCGPHRVRGEATITRTGIEGGAIYALSAELREAIAARGEAALEVVLRPDLDRAELVRRLSVSRGKQSFSNFLRKAVQLSPVALGLLQEAAIGAGQSLSAMPAERLAELVNAVPIKLTGVAPIARAISSAGGISFSEIDASWMIRKLPGVFAAGEMLDWEAPTGGYLLQASFATGAAAGRGALEWLKRS from the coding sequence ATGACCTCAACCGAAAACCACGTCGCCGTCATCGGTGCCGGTCCCGCCGGACTGATGGCGGCGGAGGTGCTGGCGCAAGGCGGTGCTTACGTCACCGTCTACGATGCGATGCCGTCGGCTGGCCGCAAATTCCTGATGGCCGGTCGCGGTGGGCTCAACCTCACGCACAGCGAGCCAGTGCCGCTGTTCATGGCGCGCTATCGCGAGGCGACGGCGAACCTGCAAGCGGCGATCGAGGCCTTCCCACCGGATGCGTTGCGTGCCTGGTGCGAAGGGTTGGGCGAGCCGACCTTTATCGGCTCAAGTGGCCGCGTCTTTCCGAAGGCGTTCAAGGCATCGCCCTTGTTGCGGGCCTGGCTGCGCCGGCTTGATGCCAGCGGCGTGCGCTTTGCCTTTCGCCAGCGCTGGACCGGCTGGGATGATGAGGGACGGTTGCTGTTTCGGGCACCCGGCGGCACGTCCGCTGTTGCAGCCCGCCTCACCGTGCTGGCGCTCGGCGGCGCAAGCTGGCCGCGGCTCGGCTCCGACGGCGGCTGGACGCAAATCCTCGTCGACAAAGGGCTTGCGATATCGCCGCTGCGGCCCGCGAATTGCGGCTTCACCATCGCCTGGTCCGATGTCTTCCGCACGCGCTTCGAAGGCCAGCCGCTCAAGGGCATTGGCCTGAGCTGCGGCCCGCACCGCGTGCGCGGCGAGGCGACCATCACGCGCACCGGCATCGAAGGCGGCGCGATCTATGCGCTGTCGGCTGAGTTGCGCGAGGCGATCGCGGCGAGAGGCGAGGCTGCTCTCGAGGTCGTCTTGCGGCCTGACCTCGATCGCGCCGAGCTGGTCCGCCGTCTGTCCGTGTCGCGCGGCAAGCAGTCGTTCTCCAACTTTCTGCGCAAAGCCGTGCAGCTTTCGCCCGTTGCGCTCGGATTGTTGCAGGAAGCGGCGATCGGGGCAGGCCAATCATTATCGGCAATGCCGGCCGAGCGATTGGCCGAGCTCGTCAACGCCGTGCCGATCAAGCTCACCGGCGTTGCGCCAATCGCGCGCGCGATCTCGAGTGCCGGAGGCATTTCCTTCAGTGAGATCGACGCGAGCTGGATGATCCGCAAGCTGCCGGGCGTGTTCGCAGCCGGTGAGATGCTCGACTGGGAAGCGCCGACTGGTGGCTACTTGCTTCAGGCCTCGTTTGCGACTGGCGCCGCCGCGGGGCGGGGTGCGTTGGAGTGGCTGAAACGTTCCTAG
- a CDS encoding SDR family NAD(P)-dependent oxidoreductase has product MAIRFDGRVAIVTGAGNGLGRAHALGLASRGAKVVVNDFGGARDGTGGSLSPAEAVVEEIRKAGGTAMADGADVSNFEQVTAMVERATKEWGSVDLLCANAGILRDKSFGKMETTDFQKVLDVHLVGTFYCCKAAWAGMRDRNYGRIVLTTSSSGLYGNFGQANYGAAKSGMVGLMNVLAEEGRKNDIRVNIISPTAATRMTEELLPPQALQLMKPNAITPAVEYLLSEDAPTRTIMGAGAGSFAVIKILESEGINLPESEWTPDAVAARFAEISDMSKAKALTGAFEQTQKYVAQAAARAGIKL; this is encoded by the coding sequence ATGGCAATCAGGTTTGACGGACGCGTCGCCATCGTCACCGGCGCGGGCAATGGTCTGGGGCGCGCGCATGCGCTGGGGCTGGCGAGCCGCGGCGCCAAGGTCGTGGTCAACGACTTCGGCGGCGCGCGCGACGGCACCGGCGGCTCGCTCTCGCCGGCTGAGGCCGTGGTCGAGGAGATCCGCAAGGCCGGCGGCACGGCGATGGCCGACGGCGCCGACGTGTCGAATTTCGAGCAGGTCACCGCCATGGTCGAGCGCGCCACCAAGGAGTGGGGCAGCGTCGATCTCCTCTGCGCCAACGCCGGCATCCTGCGCGACAAGTCGTTCGGCAAGATGGAGACCACCGATTTCCAGAAGGTGCTCGACGTGCACCTCGTCGGCACCTTCTATTGCTGCAAGGCGGCCTGGGCCGGCATGCGCGACCGCAACTACGGCCGCATCGTGCTGACCACCTCGTCCTCCGGTCTCTACGGCAATTTCGGCCAGGCCAATTACGGCGCGGCGAAGTCCGGCATGGTCGGCCTGATGAACGTGCTGGCCGAAGAGGGCCGCAAGAACGACATCCGCGTCAACATCATCTCGCCGACGGCGGCCACCCGCATGACCGAGGAGCTGCTGCCGCCGCAGGCGCTGCAGCTCATGAAGCCGAACGCGATCACGCCGGCGGTCGAATATCTCCTCAGCGAGGATGCGCCCACCCGCACCATCATGGGCGCCGGTGCCGGCTCCTTCGCGGTGATCAAGATTTTGGAGAGCGAGGGCATCAACCTGCCGGAGTCCGAATGGACCCCCGACGCCGTCGCCGCGCGTTTCGCCGAGATCAGCGATATGTCGAAGGCCAAGGCGCTGACGGGCGCGTTCGAGCAAACGCAGAAATATGTGGCGCAGGCCGCGGCCCGCGCCGGCATCAAACTCTAA